CCCAGCTCACCCCACAGCCTCCTGCAGAATATGGCACTGCAAAAATGCACCTGTTCCCGAACTGGGGTGTGGTCACTTATGGGGCCGGGTTGCCAAATACACAGACCAATACTTTTGTATCTTTTAAGTCTGGGAAACTAGGAGGACGTGCTGTCTATGACATAGTTCACTTCCAGCCATACTCCTGGATTGATGGGTGGAGGAGCTTCAACCCTGGACATGAACATCCGGATCAGAACTCATTTACCTTTGCCCCCAACGGGCAGGTGTTTGTTTCCGAAGCTCTCTATGGACCTAAGTTGAGCCACCTGAACAACGTACTGGTGTTTGCACCGTCACCCACGAGCCAGTGTAATAAGCCCTGGGAAGGTCAGCTGGGAGAATGTGCACAGTGGCTCAAGTGGACTGGCGAGGAGGTTGGTGATGCAGCCGGGGAAATCATTACTGCCTCTCAGCACGGGGACATGATATTTGTGAGTGGGGAAGCCGTGTCCGCTTACTCTTCAGCAATGAAGCTGAAAAGCGTGTATCGGGCTTTGCTTCTCTTAAACTCTCAGACTCTGCTAGTTGTTGATCATGTCGAGAAGCAAGAAGATTCcccaataaaatctgtcagtgccTTCTTCCATAATCTGGATATTGATTTTAAGTACATCCCATATAGGTTCACAAACAAGTATAATGGCGCCTTGATGGACGTGTGGGATGCTCACTACAAGATGTTTTGGTTTGATCATCGTGGCAGTAGCCCCCTTGCTAGCATACAGGAAGCAGAGCAAGCCGCTGAATTTAAGAAACGGTGGACTCAGTTTGTCAATGTTACATTTCAGATGGAATCTGCAATCACAAGAATCGCATACGTCTTCTATGGGCCATATGTCAATGTTTCCAGCTGCAGATTTATTGATAATACTAATTCCGGACTTCAGCTTTCTCTCAATGTCAATAACACCGACCATGTTGTTTCGATCGTGACTGACTACCAGAACTTGAAGACAAGGTTTGACTACCTGGGATTTGGCGGCTTTGCCACTGTGGCTGATCAGGCCCAAGTAACCCGCTTCGGTTTGGGCACTGAGGCAATAGTAAAGCCCGTAAGACGTGATAGAGTAATTTTTCCTTTTGGATTTAAATTTAATGTAGCAGTTGGGTTGATTTTGTGCATCGGCCTGGTGATCTTAACTTTTCAGTGGCGGTTTTACCTTTCTTTTAGAAAGCTTATGCGGTGGATCCTCATCCTTGTTATTGCCTTGTGGTCCGTTGAGCTGCTGGACGTGTGGAGTGCTTGCACGCAGCCCATCTGTGCCAAGTGGGCGAGGCCGGAGACCGAGGCGAACGGGCAGGCACTGGCCCCGGGTGGCCAGCGCACAGACCTACCGGACGTCGTCATTACCTCACTTCCTGGTTCCGGAGCCGAGATTCTCAAACAACTGTTCTTCAACAGTAGTGACTTCCTCTATATCCGGGTCCCCACAGCCTACATTGATATCCCAGAAACAGAATTGGAAATTGACTCCTTTGTGGACGCCTGTGAATGGAGGGCGTCCGACGTCCACAGCGTGCGCTTCCGTTTACTCCGAGGCTGGTTGCAGTCCTTGGTCCGAGACACAAAACTCCATTTGCAGAACATCCATCTGCATGAACCCGGTAGGGGGAAACTGGCCCAGTATTTTACCATGAataaagacaagaaaaggaaattgaaaaggaGAGAGTCTCTGGCAGAACAAAGAAGCAGAATGAAAGGCGCCTTTGACAGAGACGCTGAATACGTCCGGGCTCTGCGAAGACACCTGGTCCACTACCCCAGCGCGCGGCCGGTGCTCAGCCTGGGCAGCGGAAGCTGGACCTTAAAGCTGCATTTCTTTCACGAGGTGTTGGGAGCCTCCATGAAGGCCTTGTACGTGGTGAGGGACCCTCGGGCGTGGGTTTATTCCATGCTGTACAGTAGTAAACCTAGCCTTTACTCTTTGAAGAATGTACAAGAGCACTTAGCTAAGCTGTTTAAAACGGAGGGAGGTGCAGGCCATTGTACCTTGAACTCAGGCTATGCTGTGGAGTATGAATTGCTGCGGAAGGAACTGGTGGCATCCAGACCTCACCCAGTCTCGCTGCTGGCCCATGCGTGGCTGGCAAACACGGCCGCTGCCCTGAGGATAAATGCAGACCTGCTGCCCACCAGCTACCAATTGATCAAGTTTGAAGATCTTGTGCTTTTCCCTCAGAATACCACGGAAAGGATTTTTGCCTTCCTTGGAATTCCTTTATCTCCTGCTACTTTAAACCAAATATTGTTTGCCACCTCCACGAACCTTTTCTATCTTCCCTACGAAGGGGAGATATCACCCGCTAATACTAACGTTTGGAAACGAAACTTGCCGAAGGATGAAGTTAAACTGATTGAGAACATCTGCTGGACGCTGATGGATCGTCTAGGATACCCAAAGTTTATGGACTGAATGCTGCAGGTCAGCAGAGATTTGCACTAATACTTTCCAACCCAATTTGTGGATATGAATTAGaagtttgtttattcttgtactgtgtgtgtttgtgatcaATTAGTTACATGCAGagagagattattttaaaaataagcaccgTATTTGGCCTAGcaggatttatttttatgttaccaCTTCCCTTGTCTTTGTCTCTGAATTTTTTCCTGCTAAGATGTTTCTGCCATAGAGGTGTATGATGAAGTTATATTACCATGGTCAGGGGAGATAGGAGGATTATAAAGGTTTTTGTCTAACTCTCCGCTTCGTCTGTAACTCAGCTGATCTAGCCCAGAACCTCATGCACTGCTGAAAGCCTGGCAGTTGATGTTTTACCCAAGCGCCTCTTGCTTTCAAGATGAAATACAAAAGTTTCTTAGTTTTTTAGAAGGTGTCCCAACACATTTATCTTGCacgccacacatacacacaaatcctTTTACTGTGTAGAATGTTCACAGATATCACTGGGGAAATGGTGAAAGCTCCTATCGGAATTATCCGATCCCTTCTGGAAAATACAGATGGAAATACAGAATGGATTTTTTTACAGTGACCTGAAAATCCTCCTTAAAGTTTTTACTTAGAAGTCATAAGGAATCAGTCTTGGAACAGTGGATGCCAAGGGCTGGTAGGGTATTTTAGGCCCTCTTGTCTCTTTAAAACCCTCTCATTCTTGCTTCCTTGAAACTGCAGCTGTTTACCATTACCACTCCCACCCTGTCCTTTCTGCCACTGTCACGCAAAACAGTCAGTAGTTACTAATGGCTAAACTCTGATATTTGTGGGGATCCCCCCCCCCCGTCCTGATGATTAATTTTGTGTCAAAGCCTGAGACCACCTTAGAATCAGATTTATCCTTGTGGAATTATCATTGTATGAGTCaaaacagtgctgctgctgccagCGTTTTGTAAGAGTGGAAACAGAATTGGAAAACTGCCTGACTTATCCTGCATCCCTTTGAATGAGTCTCCAGACTGCCGGTGTCTGCAGAAGTTGAAGGCTAATGGCAGATGATGTCAGAGGCATCTGTTTCCTTTACCATCTGCATCTTATTATAAATGTCGTCGTCATAACACatggttcattttattttagtagACGCTGAAATCAAAATGCGATGCCATTAGAAACCAGTGGAGCAATTACAATGAACTGGATGAAAACCATGAGGCAGTGTGGGGACTTGATGCAAATCTCTGTCTCGACTGCAGTCTTCTTCCTGATGTTTTAAACTGTAGTTTCACACCACCCTCCTTACCCTCCAGGCTCTAACACTTGGAATTCTGTCATTCTGACCTAGATAAAAGTGGCTCTTTCTCAGCAGTTTGTTGTTATGTCAAAATGTGCCTCCAGGGTGATCAAACTGTGGGTATGTTACATTCCAGCTGAAGCTAACCAGGCTGTCATTTTTCTTCCATTAAAGTAGGAAAACAGCTCTCTCCTACTCCCCCACCTCTACTTCCTGGTGTAGCTCTCCCTGCCCTCTCTCTACAACGTCAAAATGAATGAAAGTCCTGTTGTATTAATACAGGTTGAGAGGGCAACCAAAGACTCAAATCCACACTGTTATTCTCAAGGAAGATTATTCTTCCTGTCTCAGGGTTATCGTGATTCATGTAACATTTCTACATGGATGATAACACCATTTCCATTACTGGTCAGAGTCTCAGTGTCTGCTTTCAATTTCCAGGATGTGTGATCTTATGTCAAATAAAAAAGGTTTTGGGTTGAAAATAATATGAGGTTTGATCAAGGTAAGAATTACCAATGTGTGCAGATAGCGGCAGAGAACACAGATTCTGGACCACTGCCTTTCCTTTAACTTTGCACAGAAACATGCTCACAGGCAGAAGAGAGCCAGGTTGAGTATgtgcaggggttgggggagagatgtggaaaatgaaaaagagcaGTTCTGTGAATGAATATGGAAACAAGATGAGAATACGTTATTAATAGATAAGGAAAGGGACGCACTTAAGGTGATCTTCACAGGGTATCTTTCACCATGTAGCAAGGTCAGGGTGAATTTCCCTGTCTACTTCTGACCCAAGGGAAAGTTTGCTGGAGGAGAAGACTTATGTTCAAAGGTTCTGTTTCTAAGGAATGTTACAC
The Capricornis sumatraensis isolate serow.1 chromosome 21, serow.2, whole genome shotgun sequence genome window above contains:
- the DSEL gene encoding dermatan-sulfate epimerase-like protein, whose translation is MALMFTGHCLFLVLVMFAFSTLEESVSNYSDWAVFTDDIDPFKIQRVQDVRPNQKLKKTMLHPRLYFDAGEIQAMRQKSRTTHLHLFRAIRSAVTAMLSNPTYYLPPPKHADFAAKWNEIYGNNLPPLALYCLLCPEDKVAFEFALEYMDRMVGYKDWLVENAPGDEVPVGHSLTGFATAFDFLYNLLDGRRRQKYLEKIWVITEEMYEYSKVRSWGKQLLHNHQATNMIALLTGALVTGVDKGTKVNLWKQVVVDVMEKTMFLLNHIVDGSLDEGVAYGSYTAKSVTQYVFLAQRHFNINNLDNNWLKMHFWFYYATLLPGFQRTVGIADSNYNWFYGPESQLVFLDKFVLKNGAGNWLAQQIRRHRPKDGPMVPSTAQRWSTLHTEYIWYDPQLTPQPPAEYGTAKMHLFPNWGVVTYGAGLPNTQTNTFVSFKSGKLGGRAVYDIVHFQPYSWIDGWRSFNPGHEHPDQNSFTFAPNGQVFVSEALYGPKLSHLNNVLVFAPSPTSQCNKPWEGQLGECAQWLKWTGEEVGDAAGEIITASQHGDMIFVSGEAVSAYSSAMKLKSVYRALLLLNSQTLLVVDHVEKQEDSPIKSVSAFFHNLDIDFKYIPYRFTNKYNGALMDVWDAHYKMFWFDHRGSSPLASIQEAEQAAEFKKRWTQFVNVTFQMESAITRIAYVFYGPYVNVSSCRFIDNTNSGLQLSLNVNNTDHVVSIVTDYQNLKTRFDYLGFGGFATVADQAQVTRFGLGTEAIVKPVRRDRVIFPFGFKFNVAVGLILCIGLVILTFQWRFYLSFRKLMRWILILVIALWSVELLDVWSACTQPICAKWARPETEANGQALAPGGQRTDLPDVVITSLPGSGAEILKQLFFNSSDFLYIRVPTAYIDIPETELEIDSFVDACEWRASDVHSVRFRLLRGWLQSLVRDTKLHLQNIHLHEPGRGKLAQYFTMNKDKKRKLKRRESLAEQRSRMKGAFDRDAEYVRALRRHLVHYPSARPVLSLGSGSWTLKLHFFHEVLGASMKALYVVRDPRAWVYSMLYSSKPSLYSLKNVQEHLAKLFKTEGGAGHCTLNSGYAVEYELLRKELVASRPHPVSLLAHAWLANTAAALRINADLLPTSYQLIKFEDLVLFPQNTTERIFAFLGIPLSPATLNQILFATSTNLFYLPYEGEISPANTNVWKRNLPKDEVKLIENICWTLMDRLGYPKFMD